The proteins below are encoded in one region of Arenibacter algicola:
- a CDS encoding retropepsin-like aspartic protease family protein: MPSLKVFLHKKKYIAIPLVLTATNHFEVTATINGVKGRFILDTGASNTCIGLDKIEFFKLNSKDSKIKAAGAGATEMFTKLSTKNVIEIGKWFKRKQKIVLFDLVHVNQALTSHQAMPVDGIIGADILKKGRAIIDYQKTRLYLKQ, from the coding sequence ATGCCCAGCCTTAAAGTTTTTCTACATAAAAAAAAATACATCGCCATACCCCTAGTGCTTACGGCTACAAACCACTTTGAAGTCACGGCCACCATCAATGGCGTTAAGGGCAGGTTTATATTGGATACCGGAGCCTCCAACACCTGCATTGGTCTGGACAAAATAGAATTCTTCAAATTAAACTCCAAAGATTCAAAAATAAAGGCCGCAGGGGCAGGAGCCACGGAAATGTTCACCAAATTATCTACCAAAAACGTTATAGAAATAGGAAAATGGTTTAAGCGAAAACAGAAAATTGTCCTGTTCGACCTTGTTCATGTAAACCAGGCCCTGACTTCTCACCAGGCTATGCCCGTAGACGGCATTATAGGGGCGGATATATTAAAAAAAGGAAGGGCCATTATTGACTATCAAAAAACCCGTCTTTACCTAAAACAATAA
- a CDS encoding TatD family hydrolase: MILTDTHTHLYSEAFDSDRNLVIEKAMELGVKRFFIPAIDSSYTKAMLDLEKAYPENIFLMTGLHPTHVKEDYKKELAHVEELLASRKFYAVGETGIDLYWDKTFLKEQQIAFKQQIQWAKKYAYPIVIHCREGFDEIFQILEEEKSDGLFGIFHCFTGTFEQAQKAISYNMKLGIGGVVTFKNGKIDTFLGEIDLKHVVLETDSPYLAPVPYRGKRNESAYLVNVLEKMAHIYSMEKEEVAAITTANSQQVFGA, encoded by the coding sequence ATGATATTAACAGATACACATACCCATTTATATAGTGAGGCTTTTGATAGCGATCGCAATTTGGTCATAGAGAAGGCCATGGAACTTGGGGTAAAGCGTTTTTTTATTCCCGCAATAGATTCGTCCTATACCAAGGCTATGCTAGATTTGGAAAAAGCCTATCCCGAGAACATCTTCCTTATGACGGGGCTTCATCCCACACATGTTAAGGAAGATTACAAGAAGGAACTGGCCCATGTTGAGGAATTGTTGGCGTCCCGGAAATTTTACGCAGTGGGGGAGACCGGCATCGACCTGTATTGGGATAAAACCTTTTTAAAGGAGCAGCAGATTGCCTTTAAACAGCAAATACAATGGGCTAAAAAGTACGCATATCCTATAGTTATCCATTGTAGGGAGGGTTTTGATGAAATATTCCAAATTCTGGAAGAAGAAAAGAGCGATGGACTTTTTGGAATTTTTCATTGTTTTACGGGTACTTTTGAGCAGGCGCAGAAGGCAATTTCCTATAATATGAAATTGGGTATTGGGGGCGTAGTTACTTTTAAAAACGGTAAAATAGATACTTTTCTAGGTGAAATAGACCTGAAACATGTGGTTTTGGAAACGGATTCCCCTTATTTGGCACCCGTTCCATATCGTGGAAAACGGAACGAAAGTGCTTATTTGGTCAACGTTTTGGAAAAAATGGCCCATATATATTCCATGGAAAAGGAAGAAGTTGCCGCAATTACTACTGCTAACTCCCAACAGGTTTTTGGGGCTTAA
- a CDS encoding asparaginase, translating into MKNRNSTEKKTKILLIYTGGTIGMVKDYDTGALKAFNFNKLIKNIPELGQLDCTIDSVSFDIPIDSSDMNVEHWVNIATLIEDHYDSHDGFVVLHGSDTMSYTSSALSYMLENLQKPVIFTGSQLPIGDLRTDAKENLITSIQIAALREDNKPVVQEVGLYFEYKLYRANRTTKINAEHFEAFASLNYPALIESGVHLKVNREYLFRANSTKKLKVHKVMDQNVVILKLFPGFNQTVLHSILNSPNLKAVVLETYGSGNAPTDEWFTLELKKAMEREIFIINVTQCSGGSVLMGRYETSKQLERLQVINGKDITTEAAITKLMYLLGNNISPKLFKTIYETSLRGEMQ; encoded by the coding sequence TTGAAAAATAGAAATTCTACAGAGAAAAAAACCAAAATTCTTCTCATTTATACTGGAGGGACTATAGGTATGGTCAAGGATTACGATACCGGGGCACTGAAGGCTTTTAATTTTAATAAATTGATCAAAAATATCCCCGAGCTAGGTCAATTGGACTGTACTATAGACAGCGTGTCCTTTGATATTCCAATAGATTCATCCGATATGAATGTTGAACATTGGGTAAATATAGCTACACTTATAGAAGATCATTACGATTCCCATGATGGGTTCGTGGTGCTACATGGGAGCGATACCATGAGCTATACTTCTTCAGCTTTGAGCTATATGTTGGAGAATCTCCAAAAACCGGTGATTTTTACGGGTTCCCAATTGCCTATTGGGGATTTAAGGACAGATGCCAAGGAGAATTTGATCACCTCTATACAGATAGCTGCTTTGCGAGAAGACAATAAGCCTGTGGTCCAAGAGGTGGGACTGTATTTTGAATATAAATTGTATAGGGCAAACAGAACTACAAAGATCAATGCGGAGCATTTTGAAGCTTTTGCCTCTTTAAATTACCCGGCCTTAATAGAGTCTGGGGTGCATTTAAAGGTGAACAGGGAGTATTTGTTTAGGGCAAATTCCACCAAAAAGTTAAAAGTTCATAAGGTTATGGATCAAAATGTGGTCATTTTGAAATTATTTCCAGGATTTAACCAAACAGTCTTGCATAGCATCTTAAATTCACCTAACTTAAAGGCAGTGGTCCTTGAAACATATGGTTCTGGAAATGCTCCTACTGATGAATGGTTTACTTTGGAGCTGAAAAAAGCCATGGAGAGAGAAATTTTTATTATCAACGTAACACAGTGTTCAGGGGGAAGCGTTCTTATGGGGCGCTATGAAACCAGTAAGCAGCTTGAAAGATTACAAGTTATTAATGGTAAGGATATTACAACCGAAGCGGCAATTACCAAGTTGATGTATTTACTTGGAAATAATATTTCCCCTAAGTTGTTCAAAACCATATATGAAACATCTCTCAGGGGCGAAATGCAATAA
- a CDS encoding MotA/TolQ/ExbB proton channel family protein — protein MKRLFSILATAGLFVAGTNTVSAKVVAAAAILQDAAPAAEKGFTQVLKEQFIQGGAGFMGIVLLCLILGLAVAIERIIYLNLATTNTTKLKQQVEDALASGGIEAAKEVCRNTKGPVASIYYQGLERAGDSIESAEKAVVAYGGVQMGQLEKNVSWLSLFIAVAPMLGFMGTVIGMIQAFQKIAAVGNLSASLIAGDIQVALLTTVFGLITAIILQIFYNYIIAKIDSIVNDMEDSSITLIDMLADHKK, from the coding sequence ATGAAAAGATTATTCTCTATCCTGGCAACAGCTGGGTTATTTGTGGCAGGTACAAATACAGTAAGTGCAAAAGTTGTTGCAGCAGCAGCCATTTTGCAAGATGCAGCTCCAGCAGCGGAAAAAGGTTTTACCCAAGTGCTTAAGGAGCAATTTATACAGGGTGGTGCCGGATTTATGGGTATTGTTCTTTTGTGTTTAATTCTTGGTTTGGCCGTAGCTATTGAAAGGATTATTTATTTAAACCTTGCTACTACCAACACTACCAAACTTAAGCAGCAAGTAGAAGATGCTTTGGCTTCCGGTGGTATTGAGGCTGCCAAGGAGGTTTGTAGAAATACAAAAGGTCCTGTTGCTTCCATCTACTATCAAGGATTGGAAAGAGCTGGAGATAGTATAGAGTCGGCTGAAAAAGCAGTTGTAGCCTACGGAGGTGTGCAAATGGGTCAATTGGAGAAGAACGTTTCCTGGTTGTCTTTGTTTATCGCGGTAGCTCCAATGCTTGGGTTCATGGGTACGGTAATCGGTATGATTCAGGCCTTCCAGAAAATTGCAGCGGTTGGTAACTTAAGTGCCTCCCTTATTGCAGGTGATATTCAGGTGGCGTTATTGACTACGGTATTCGGTCTTATTACTGCGATTATCCTACAGATTTTCTACAATTATATCATTGCAAAGATTGACAGTATTGTAAATGATATGGAAGATTCATCAATCACTTTGATTGATATGTTGGCAGATCACAAAAAATAA
- a CDS encoding ExbD/TolR family protein, whose protein sequence is MPKRGAPPEVNAGSMADIAFLLLIFFLVTTTIETDAGLDRMLPPIEPPDTDVIIKQKNIFQVNINRDGQLLADDELTNIKDLRAKAIAFLDNGGAPSGSPDYCNYCKGKRDVASSDSPAKAIISLKNDRETKYGTYITVQNELVGAYNDLRNREAQRLFKKDFTDMEAEYLNPETPDNVREELKEKVKRIQDLFPQKLSEAETSSN, encoded by the coding sequence ATGCCAAAAAGAGGAGCACCACCAGAGGTTAATGCGGGTTCTATGGCAGACATAGCGTTCTTATTGCTTATCTTTTTCCTAGTGACTACCACTATTGAAACGGATGCAGGATTAGATCGTATGTTGCCACCAATTGAGCCACCAGATACCGATGTAATCATTAAGCAAAAGAATATATTTCAGGTCAATATTAACCGTGATGGACAGTTATTGGCTGATGATGAGTTGACAAACATTAAGGATTTAAGGGCCAAAGCCATTGCCTTTTTGGACAATGGAGGTGCGCCATCCGGATCACCTGACTATTGCAATTATTGCAAAGGGAAAAGGGATGTAGCTTCATCGGATAGTCCAGCCAAAGCTATTATATCACTTAAGAACGATAGGGAGACGAAATACGGAACCTATATCACCGTTCAGAACGAATTGGTAGGAGCCTATAACGATCTTAGAAATAGGGAAGCCCAACGTTTGTTCAAGAAGGACTTTACGGATATGGAAGCTGAATATCTTAATCCTGAAACTCCGGACAATGTTCGTGAAGAGTTGAAGGAGAAGGTTAAGAGAATACAGGATTTGTTTCCTCAGAAGCTTTCAGAGGCTGAAACGTCGTCAAACTAA
- a CDS encoding ExbD/TolR family protein: MSKFNKKKDAALPAVNTASLPDIVFMLLFFFMTVTVMKDSTLKVENVLPNASEIKKLEKKDRVIYIYVGKPTREYEKTYGTESKIQLNDKFADASEVGDYILMERAKKPQELQNVLTTALKVDKEANMGIISDIKQELRKVNALKVNYTTYEGDAFRNLQ, encoded by the coding sequence ATGTCAAAATTTAATAAGAAAAAAGATGCGGCCTTGCCTGCGGTGAATACTGCATCCTTGCCAGATATCGTTTTTATGCTTTTGTTCTTCTTTATGACGGTTACAGTGATGAAAGACAGTACCTTGAAGGTAGAAAACGTACTGCCCAATGCTTCGGAAATCAAGAAATTGGAAAAGAAGGACAGGGTAATCTATATTTATGTTGGTAAGCCTACCCGTGAGTATGAGAAGACCTATGGTACCGAGTCAAAAATTCAGTTGAACGATAAGTTTGCCGATGCATCAGAAGTTGGAGATTATATTTTGATGGAAAGGGCCAAAAAGCCACAGGAATTACAAAATGTATTGACAACCGCACTTAAGGTGGACAAGGAAGCCAATATGGGTATTATTTCCGATATAAAACAAGAACTTAGAAAAGTAAATGCCTTGAAAGTAAATTACACCACCTATGAGGGTGATGCGTTCAGGAATTTGCAATAG
- a CDS encoding porin family protein translates to MRCSILFAILLFSGAFVTGQVMESNGEVDRKYLEDQFYLGLTYNFATNLPAGISQRNLSYGLQAGFIKDIPLSYQRNMGIAIGLGYGINSYYTNLLASQQGSDVEYTVLDSDVDFKRNKIATHVLEVPFQFRWRNSTPEEYKFWRIYAGVKFGYVFDGRSKYVSSSEKIVFINKDIRDFQYGLTLNVGYNTFNVHIYYALSSLFNDGVMEQSGEIVEIKPLKVGLIFYIL, encoded by the coding sequence ATGAGATGTTCCATACTGTTTGCAATTCTTTTGTTTTCCGGTGCTTTTGTAACTGGGCAAGTTATGGAATCCAATGGGGAGGTGGACAGGAAGTATTTGGAAGATCAGTTTTATTTGGGACTTACCTATAATTTTGCCACCAATCTCCCTGCCGGGATTTCGCAAAGAAACCTTTCCTACGGCTTGCAGGCCGGTTTTATTAAGGATATTCCCTTAAGTTATCAAAGGAATATGGGCATCGCTATTGGTTTGGGGTATGGTATAAATTCCTATTACACCAATCTATTGGCTTCCCAGCAGGGATCTGATGTGGAATATACAGTTTTGGACAGCGATGTCGATTTCAAGAGAAATAAAATTGCCACCCACGTCCTGGAGGTTCCCTTTCAGTTTAGATGGCGTAATTCAACTCCAGAGGAATATAAGTTTTGGAGGATATACGCCGGTGTTAAGTTTGGTTATGTTTTTGATGGTCGGTCCAAGTATGTCTCAAGCTCGGAGAAAATAGTCTTTATAAACAAAGATATAAGGGACTTTCAATACGGTCTAACCTTAAATGTAGGGTACAATACCTTCAATGTTCATATTTATTATGCACTCAGTTCGCTTTTCAATGATGGAGTAATGGAACAGTCAGGGGAAATCGTTGAAATTAAGCCGCTTAAAGTGGGGCTTATTTTCTATATTTTATAA
- the rpoN gene encoding RNA polymerase factor sigma-54: MLKQHLQFKLSQKLSPQQIQLMKLIQLPTQAFEQRLKQELEENPALETGKDEVDTQQDEFDDLYDNETDSESISAEDINIDDYLSDDEIPDYRTQANNYSSDDEEKNVPYAAGISFNQYLINQLNTVYLTDEEWSIAEFLVGSVDESGYIRRPLTDIMDDLAFTQNIYTDEKTIEKVLHIVQDLDPAGVAARTLEECLLLQLKRKEVTPGIELAIQLLEKSFEQFTKKHYQKLIQKHNITEEQLKAAIAEIERLNPKPGGSYSGNNRIVEHVVPDFSIRIVDGELELTLNGRNAPELHVSREYNNMLEGYKNSKEKSKSQKDTVMFIKQKLDAAKWFIDAIRQRQQTLYITMNEIMEYQKEYFLTGDERKLRPMILKDIADGIGMDVSTVSRVANSKYVDTPYGTKLIKDYFSESMKNDQGEDVSTKEIKKILETVIGEETKKKPLTDDKLAAILKEKGYPIARRTVAKYREQLDIPVARLRKQI, encoded by the coding sequence ATGCTGAAACAACACCTACAGTTTAAATTATCGCAGAAATTATCTCCACAACAAATACAGTTGATGAAGTTGATTCAATTGCCTACGCAGGCATTTGAACAACGACTAAAACAAGAACTGGAGGAAAACCCTGCCCTTGAAACTGGAAAGGATGAAGTTGACACGCAACAGGATGAATTTGATGATCTTTATGACAATGAAACCGATAGCGAAAGCATAAGTGCGGAAGATATCAATATTGACGATTATTTAAGCGATGACGAGATTCCGGATTATCGCACACAAGCCAATAATTACAGTTCTGATGATGAGGAAAAAAATGTTCCTTATGCGGCCGGAATTTCCTTTAATCAATATCTCATCAATCAGTTAAACACTGTTTATTTAACAGATGAGGAATGGTCCATTGCCGAATTTTTGGTGGGCAGCGTCGATGAAAGCGGGTACATAAGAAGACCTCTTACAGATATTATGGACGATCTGGCCTTTACCCAAAATATCTATACCGACGAAAAGACCATTGAAAAAGTATTGCACATAGTTCAGGATCTTGACCCTGCCGGTGTAGCTGCCAGAACTCTTGAAGAGTGCCTTCTGCTTCAATTAAAAAGGAAGGAAGTGACCCCCGGCATAGAACTGGCCATTCAATTGTTGGAGAAATCCTTTGAGCAGTTCACCAAAAAGCACTATCAAAAGCTTATTCAAAAGCACAACATCACAGAGGAACAGTTAAAGGCTGCCATTGCCGAAATAGAACGCCTAAATCCCAAACCTGGAGGTTCCTATTCCGGGAATAACAGAATTGTGGAGCACGTAGTTCCCGATTTCTCCATTCGTATTGTAGACGGGGAACTGGAGCTTACCCTGAACGGAAGAAATGCACCTGAGCTGCATGTTTCACGGGAGTACAACAACATGTTGGAAGGGTACAAAAACTCCAAGGAAAAGTCGAAGTCCCAAAAGGACACCGTAATGTTCATTAAGCAAAAGTTGGATGCGGCCAAATGGTTTATTGATGCCATAAGGCAACGTCAGCAGACCCTTTATATTACCATGAACGAAATCATGGAATATCAAAAAGAATATTTCCTGACCGGGGATGAACGCAAACTGCGACCCATGATCCTGAAAGACATAGCCGATGGTATTGGCATGGATGTTTCTACAGTCTCCAGGGTGGCCAACAGCAAATATGTTGACACCCCATATGGTACAAAATTGATAAAGGACTACTTTTCCGAATCCATGAAAAACGATCAGGGAGAGGATGTATCTACCAAGGAAATTAAAAAGATACTGGAAACTGTTATTGGAGAAGAAACCAAGAAAAAACCGCTTACAGACGATAAATTGGCCGCTATTCTCAAAGAAAAGGGCTACCCTATTGCCCGGCGTACGGTAGCAAAATATAGGGAACAACTGGATATTCCGGTGGCCAGGTTGAGAAAACAAATTTAA
- the asnS gene encoding asparagine--tRNA ligase yields MNTFSVKELLSPDHLHQEVIVNGWVKTYRSNRFIALNDGSTINNIQCVVDFEEFDENLLKQINTGAAVKISGTLVESQGKGQSVEIQVKEIKVHGGADPEVYPIQPKKHSLEFLREKAHLRVRTNTFAAIMRVRSALSFAVHQYFQKNGFFYVHTPIITGSDAEGAGEMFRVSTLDNKKPPLTDDGEIDYREDFFGKETNLTVSGQLEAETYAMGLGKVYTFGPTFRAENSNTSRHLAEFWMIEPEVAFNDLDANMDLAEDFIKEVINYALENCMEDLQFLEQRLLDEEKSKPQAERSEMPLIEKLKFVSDNTFKRVTYTEAIDILRNSKPNKKKQFKYLIDEWGADLQSEHERFLVEKHFKCPVILFDYPAKIKAFYMRLNEDGKTVRAMDILFPGIGEIVGGSQREERLDILLEKIKALGIDEKELWWYLDLRKFGTAVHSGFGLGFERLVLFATGMGNIRDVIPFPRTPQNAEF; encoded by the coding sequence ATGAACACATTTAGCGTAAAAGAGCTACTATCCCCAGATCATTTACACCAAGAGGTTATTGTTAACGGTTGGGTAAAAACCTACAGGAGCAATAGATTTATTGCCTTGAACGATGGGTCTACTATAAACAATATACAATGCGTTGTAGATTTTGAGGAGTTTGATGAAAATCTACTAAAGCAAATTAATACAGGAGCTGCAGTCAAAATAAGCGGAACCTTGGTGGAAAGCCAGGGAAAAGGGCAGTCCGTTGAGATACAGGTCAAGGAGATCAAGGTGCACGGAGGAGCAGACCCTGAGGTCTACCCTATACAACCCAAAAAACACTCTTTGGAGTTTTTGCGGGAAAAGGCACATCTCCGCGTAAGAACAAATACCTTTGCGGCTATAATGAGGGTGCGCTCGGCCCTTTCTTTTGCCGTGCACCAATATTTTCAAAAAAATGGATTCTTCTATGTCCATACCCCGATAATTACAGGTTCGGATGCGGAAGGAGCTGGAGAAATGTTCAGGGTATCTACTTTGGACAATAAAAAGCCGCCTTTAACGGATGATGGTGAGATAGACTATAGGGAAGATTTTTTCGGAAAAGAGACCAATTTAACGGTATCCGGACAGCTGGAAGCCGAAACTTACGCCATGGGACTTGGGAAGGTCTACACCTTTGGCCCCACTTTTAGGGCTGAAAACTCCAACACTTCAAGACATTTGGCCGAGTTTTGGATGATAGAGCCCGAAGTAGCCTTTAATGATCTGGATGCCAACATGGATTTGGCCGAAGACTTCATTAAGGAAGTCATTAATTATGCCCTGGAAAATTGTATGGAAGACCTGCAATTCCTGGAGCAAAGACTACTGGACGAAGAAAAGAGCAAGCCACAGGCCGAGCGCAGTGAAATGCCGTTGATAGAAAAACTTAAGTTTGTTTCGGACAATACTTTCAAGCGTGTAACTTACACCGAAGCCATAGACATTCTTAGAAACAGTAAACCCAACAAAAAGAAGCAGTTTAAATACCTTATTGATGAATGGGGTGCAGACCTACAAAGTGAGCACGAACGCTTCCTAGTGGAAAAACATTTTAAATGCCCGGTAATACTATTTGATTATCCAGCAAAAATAAAGGCATTTTATATGCGTTTAAATGAGGATGGCAAAACGGTTAGGGCTATGGACATTCTATTCCCTGGTATTGGCGAAATAGTGGGTGGATCCCAACGTGAAGAGCGCCTGGACATACTATTGGAGAAGATCAAAGCTTTGGGCATTGATGAAAAGGAACTTTGGTGGTATTTGGATCTTAGAAAATTTGGAACTGCCGTACATAGTGGCTTTGGACTCGGTTTTGAGAGATTGGTACTTTTTGCAACAGGCATGGGCAATATAAGGGACGTAATACCTTTTCCAAGAACACCGCAGAATGCTGAATTCTAA
- a CDS encoding efflux RND transporter permease subunit encodes MVAKLTRGFWAKIARIILRNRIIILVLLAIMTLFMSMQWEKMRFSNSQANLLPDHHPVNLEYLSFLEQFGEEGNVVVLAVKDSALFTPIKFNRWNKLSKQLGAFPEVDFVLSTDNLQELVKDTVKQEFVMQPFIKQTPKTKKEVDSLTNHLFNDLPFYDNLIYNKKTHTIRSVIYLDKDIVNTSVRKDFILEDLSTLVKNFEKETGLDVHISGMPYIRTMNSQNIIDEIGKFILAALGVTSLIFFFFFRSFRATIISMFVVIIGVMWAFGILGLLQYEITVLTALIPPLIIVIGIPNCIFLINKYQQEVKKHGNQALSLQRVISKIGNATLMTNVTTASGFATFIITDSKLLKEFGIVASINIIGIFVLSLLIIPIIYSFMSLPKDKHLKHLNTKWIETFVSWMERIVRERRISVYIVSIALLVASIIGIYQIDISGSPIEDMPKKAEFFQDIRFFEQEFDGIMPVEIVVDTERPKGVLKLSTLRKMDELGTVINEIPELSRPVSVVDLVKYSKQAFYSGIPKYYQLPTSQENTFIMDVARKSADNGNLLSSFVDSTGQVARITTYMKDVKTSRMETIEAKLKENIDKIFPADRYKVTMTGSALLFLKGTKYLVKNLIMSLALAIGLIALFMAYLFRSFRMIVISLIPNLLPLVITAGVMGFVGVPIKPSTILVFSIAFGISVDDTIHFLAKYRQELTSNHWRIKKSVYAALRETGVSMFYTSIVLFFGFSVFIISSFGGTVALGALVSATLLFAMLANLILLPSLLLSLERSIANKQVLKEPHIDILPKEELNIPDKE; translated from the coding sequence ATGGTTGCAAAGTTAACGCGAGGATTTTGGGCAAAAATAGCACGGATAATACTTAGGAACAGAATTATAATTCTAGTCCTATTGGCCATTATGACCCTTTTTATGTCCATGCAATGGGAGAAAATGAGGTTTTCGAATTCACAGGCCAACCTCCTACCGGATCACCACCCTGTAAATCTGGAATATCTATCCTTTCTTGAACAATTTGGTGAGGAAGGCAATGTTGTTGTTTTGGCCGTAAAGGACAGCGCACTATTTACCCCTATAAAATTTAATCGCTGGAACAAACTCAGTAAACAACTGGGGGCCTTTCCTGAGGTCGACTTTGTTTTGTCCACAGACAATTTACAAGAGCTCGTAAAAGACACTGTAAAACAAGAATTTGTTATGCAGCCTTTTATAAAACAAACCCCGAAAACCAAAAAGGAGGTAGACAGTCTAACCAATCATCTTTTTAACGATCTTCCTTTTTACGATAACCTTATCTACAATAAAAAAACACATACCATACGCAGCGTTATTTATTTGGACAAGGATATTGTAAACACCTCCGTACGTAAGGACTTTATACTTGAAGACCTCTCTACTTTGGTCAAAAATTTTGAAAAAGAAACCGGCCTCGATGTTCATATTTCAGGCATGCCCTACATTAGAACAATGAACTCCCAAAATATCATTGATGAAATCGGGAAATTTATTCTTGCGGCACTAGGGGTCACCTCCTTGATCTTCTTTTTCTTTTTCAGAAGTTTTAGGGCCACGATTATTTCCATGTTTGTCGTAATTATCGGGGTTATGTGGGCTTTTGGAATCTTGGGACTGCTACAATATGAGATTACGGTACTAACCGCCCTAATTCCACCATTAATTATTGTTATTGGTATACCCAACTGCATCTTTCTGATCAACAAATACCAACAAGAAGTAAAAAAGCACGGAAACCAGGCCCTGTCATTACAACGTGTAATCTCAAAAATTGGTAACGCAACCTTAATGACCAACGTTACTACGGCTTCCGGTTTTGCAACATTTATCATTACCGACAGTAAACTGCTCAAAGAATTCGGCATTGTTGCCTCTATCAATATTATAGGCATATTTGTGCTTTCCCTCTTGATAATTCCGATTATCTATAGTTTCATGTCCCTTCCAAAAGACAAGCATTTGAAACACTTAAATACCAAGTGGATAGAAACTTTTGTTAGCTGGATGGAAAGAATTGTAAGGGAGAGAAGGATTTCCGTTTATATAGTATCCATTGCTCTTTTGGTGGCCAGTATAATTGGAATTTATCAAATAGACATTTCCGGAAGCCCTATAGAGGACATGCCCAAAAAGGCCGAATTTTTTCAGGACATACGCTTTTTTGAACAAGAGTTTGATGGAATAATGCCCGTAGAAATTGTAGTGGACACTGAAAGGCCCAAAGGGGTTCTAAAACTTTCCACCTTGAGAAAAATGGATGAATTGGGTACGGTGATAAATGAAATCCCGGAACTTTCCAGACCCGTTTCGGTAGTGGACTTGGTTAAATATTCCAAACAGGCCTTTTATAGTGGTATCCCCAAATATTATCAACTGCCCACTTCACAAGAAAATACTTTTATTATGGATGTCGCCCGTAAATCCGCGGACAACGGCAACCTACTAAGTAGTTTTGTAGATAGCACGGGGCAGGTAGCCCGGATAACAACCTACATGAAGGATGTGAAAACATCCCGAATGGAAACCATAGAGGCCAAGCTAAAAGAAAATATTGACAAAATCTTTCCTGCGGACAGGTATAAGGTTACCATGACAGGGAGCGCCCTTCTCTTTTTAAAAGGGACCAAATATTTGGTAAAAAACCTGATCATGTCCCTAGCTTTGGCCATTGGTCTTATTGCCCTCTTTATGGCCTATCTTTTCCGATCGTTTAGAATGATCGTAATTTCATTGATACCCAACTTACTACCACTTGTAATAACGGCAGGTGTAATGGGATTTGTAGGGGTACCCATTAAGCCTTCCACAATTTTGGTATTTAGTATTGCTTTTGGAATTTCGGTAGACGACACCATACATTTTCTGGCCAAATACCGGCAAGAACTTACCAGTAACCATTGGAGAATTAAAAAATCGGTCTACGCCGCCTTAAGGGAGACCGGGGTAAGCATGTTTTACACCTCCATTGTACTGTTCTTTGGCTTTTCGGTCTTCATAATTTCAAGTTTCGGAGGAACAGTAGCTTTAGGGGCATTGGTTTCGGCCACCTTATTGTTCGCCATGCTGGCCAACCTTATTTTATTACCCTCTTTACTCCTTTCATTGGAAAGAAGCATTGCCAACAAACAAGTACTAAAAGAACCACATATAGACATTCTTCCCAAGGAAGAACTCAATATCCCGGACAAGGAGTAA
- the frr gene encoding ribosome recycling factor yields MNEEIKFILDTTKEGMDSAIAHLEKMFLKIRAGKASPVMLSSVMVEYYGSPTPLSQVANVNTPDARTLSVQPWEKNMLHEIEKAIMNANLGFNPMNNGDFVIINVPPLTEERRRDLVKQAKAEAEDAKIGVRNARQEANKEVRSLDVSEDLQKNAEADVQALTDKYIKKIDAFLEAKEAEIMKV; encoded by the coding sequence ATGAACGAAGAAATTAAATTTATACTGGATACTACCAAAGAAGGGATGGACAGTGCTATAGCACACCTTGAAAAAATGTTCTTAAAAATTAGGGCAGGCAAGGCAAGCCCAGTAATGCTATCCAGTGTCATGGTGGAATATTATGGCTCCCCAACTCCATTGTCCCAAGTTGCAAATGTGAATACTCCGGACGCAAGAACCTTGTCTGTTCAACCTTGGGAAAAGAATATGCTACATGAAATAGAAAAAGCCATAATGAACGCCAATCTTGGATTTAATCCTATGAACAACGGCGATTTTGTAATTATAAACGTACCTCCCCTAACGGAAGAAAGAAGGAGAGATCTGGTAAAACAGGCAAAGGCGGAAGCGGAAGACGCAAAAATCGGTGTCCGTAACGCACGTCAGGAAGCCAACAAAGAAGTTAGGAGTCTGGATGTTTCCGAAGATCTACAGAAGAACGCAGAAGCCGATGTACAGGCACTCACCGATAAGTACATAAAAAAGATCGATGCCTTCCTTGAGGCGAAGGAAGCGGAAATCATGAAAGTATAA